The genomic region GTGACATGTTAAAGGTTTCTTGTACCACACCTTGACCCGCAATGGCTGAGTCACCGTGAATGGTGATCGGTAAGACTAAATCGCCTTTATCACAGTCACGGCGATCAAGACGCGCACGTACCGAACCAATAACGACCGGATTAACGATTTCTAAGTGTGACGGGTTAAACGCTAGCGCTAAATGGACATTACCACCTGGGGTAACAAAATCAGACGAGTAACCTTGGTGGTACTTAACATCACCAGAGCCAATTTGATCGACTTTACCAGCGAACTCATCAAACAACTTGCTTGGGTTTTTACCCATCACATTGATCAATACGTTCAAACGACCACGGTGTGCCATACCTAGCACGACCTCTTTGGTGCCGTGCTCACCTGCGCGAGTAACGATTTGCTTAAGCATTGGAATTAAGCTGTCACCGCCTTCTAGTGAGAAACGTTTTGCACCAGGGAATTTTGCACCTAAGTATTTTTCTAGGCCATCGGCTGCAATCAAGTCTTTTAAGATGTCTTTTTTCAACTCAGTTGAAAAGCTTGCGGTTGAACGCACACTTTCAAGACGTTGCTGTAACCAACGCTTTTCGGTCGTTGAGGTGATGTGCATGTACTCTGCGCCAATTGAACCACAGTAGGTTTGTTTTAGCGTGTTGTAGATATCACCTAACTTCATCGACTCTTGGCCTACTGCCAAAGAACCAACATTAAACTCTTTATCAAACTCTGACTTTGATAAGTCGTGATGTGATAATTCCAAATCACGTACGCGTTCTCGCTGCCATAAACCCAACGGGTCTAAGTTAGCGTTTTGGTGACCGCGGTAACGATAAGAGTTAATCAACTGCAATACACGTACTTGCTTAGCATCAGCTTCAGAGCTTACTGCTACTTGCTTAACGTTTTGTTTTGCCAATTGACGAAACTCATCACGGATAACCGAGTGATTGGTTTCTACATCAACACCATCTACTTTGGGAAGCTCGTCAAAAATCTTGCGCCACTCATCAGAGACTGAGTGAGCGTTTTCAAGATACGCTTCGTATAGCTCTTCAATATAAGCAGCGTTATTACCACTTAAATGGGAAGACTCTAACCAAGCCTTCATTGCACCTTCTGGCATTGCCTAATCCTATGTATTGGTAGACTAAATTGTTTCAAGCATGATCTCTATCATGCTCACATGAATTGACTGAAGATAACACAGTGTTAGCCAAAAGCTAACGGGATGTTATTCGCCAACTCAGAAAAACGAAAATGCCAGGCCCACTTACGCGGGCCCGGCGATATACCTTTTCACCACAAGCTTAGCTTGCAGGCTGAGTGGTGTCGTTATACCGCTCTTTGTAGCAACATCGATTTAATTGAACCGATGGCTTTTGTTGGGTTTAAACCCTTAGGACATACATCAACACAGTTCATGATACCGTGACAACGGAACACACTGTATGCGTCTTGTAAGTCATCTAAACGCTCATCCGTTGCGGTATCACGGCTATCGATTAAGAAACGATACGCATGTAATAAACCCGCTGGACCGATGAACTTGTCTGGGTTCCACCAGAATGATGGACAAGACGTTGAGCAACACGCACATAAGATACATTCATATAAGCCGTCTAACTTATCGCGATCTTCTAGCGATTGCAGATGCTCACGTGCTGGTTGCTCTTTACCGTCATTAATTAAGTACGGCTTGATCTTTTCATATTGATTGTAGAACTGAGTCATATCAATGATCAGATCGCGCACTACTGGTAAGCCTGGTAATGGACGCAACACAATCTTATTGGCTTTCAGTTCAGATAACGGTGTGATACATGCCAAACCGTTCTTACCGTTCATATTCAAACCGTCTGAGCCACATACACCTTCACGACATGAACGACGGAAAGATAATGTTGGGTCTTGCTCTTTTAATAGCATAAGAGCGTCTAGCACCATCATATCTGAGCCTTCTTGAATTTCTAGCTCATAGTCTTTCATGTAAGGCGCATTATCTACGTCTGGGTTGTAGCGATAAATCGAAAAAACTTGTTTCATCGTCAATGCTCCTTATTAGTATGTACGTACTTTCGGTGGGAAAGCGTCACGGTGGACTGGCTTCATGTTCAC from Thalassotalea sp. Sam97 harbors:
- a CDS encoding succinate dehydrogenase iron-sulfur subunit; its protein translation is MKQVFSIYRYNPDVDNAPYMKDYELEIQEGSDMMVLDALMLLKEQDPTLSFRRSCREGVCGSDGLNMNGKNGLACITPLSELKANKIVLRPLPGLPVVRDLIIDMTQFYNQYEKIKPYLINDGKEQPAREHLQSLEDRDKLDGLYECILCACCSTSCPSFWWNPDKFIGPAGLLHAYRFLIDSRDTATDERLDDLQDAYSVFRCHGIMNCVDVCPKGLNPTKAIGSIKSMLLQRAV